A segment of the Gossypium hirsutum isolate 1008001.06 chromosome D10, Gossypium_hirsutum_v2.1, whole genome shotgun sequence genome:
tcattcagtcaaacattctcatatctcataactcaaatatgtaaTTACAAACTCAACCAAACATTCATattatcaaactagcaattttgccaacatgtcaatatTTTAAGGTTCGAAACATACCTAGTTCGGCCActtacaaaatcaataatttggatATTAAGTCAATCCAATCAGCAAACTAGTTTATCAAATATAAcctgatatttaacattttcaaacaattttatgagtttaggacccacaccttatttttcgcttcatCGCAGCAAACTaacgaatcttccaattttccttaataattcattaaatgaacctaaaccaaaatttaatataaattcaaccaatttaccattaaaccagcccccaaacacccacttatgatttcaaaccaatttttgaaattataactattgtatgaatccaaactagttagatttcttacactgtatcgatgcgAACTGTACATACAATCGTTCTtcgcctttacggatgatttagagcgtttgggtcagcacctaGTTCAATTATATATTGGAAAATAAttagctaattaatgattaaataccttcatttaataaattcttaacctttacccaacaactatgtcgaagtaacaaactagttatccttaattTTACTTACACTTCACGATTTATGGGATCCGATTAGCTAATTGATGAAGAACGTCCCTCCctaattaacatgtgattaaatgttgaTTATGAGGGTTAAAGAACACAATTTAATTCTGGAAAAGAATGGGCAAtacccaagaaacaaaacaaccccctttcttgcacataggcgcacGCAACACTgcccatggtggccaaaattagggctgaattttaaaatggtttgagatctcattaaaatctggaaaaataacTTTGAAATCATTTTAAATCCACCAAATTCAGAATCtagatatttttgtttttaattgacaagattaatcaagaaattcaagagaaaagagatcttacccaagctagttgagaggAACGACAATAACACTTTCTTGGCAATATTTAGGATCGATCTTGgggttcaagatttcagatttaGAACTGATTTAGATGAGATAAATTTCAGAAATAGAGTAAAGGAGATGGTGCACACtcttgatgcaaaaagaagaagaaagatatggtaaaatgggaggtgtaggcgacgacaataatgggagaaagaaagaaaattgaagagaaaagatgaAAGGAAAAGGGTTAACGGCTAAAGtagggaaaattttaattaaaggttgaaaaaatacaataaaaacttgtatttatacttagggttcaagggtatgaatggcacacacattaaaaaaacaagggattttgcaaaatttaactattttataagggaaaggattcaaacttgggacttcatttattttccatgctttctgatatttcttttaaccattaggcttCTTCcttattcttgaaataattttgtagtatttattttaaaaataaggcatgtcacatactagggtttaaggcaaaatttgcaaaataataaaaatggcgagagagaagggatttgaacttgggtttcaaggaatgTTTCACTAACCCTTAACCaaaaaaccaatacctcatttatttcctaaaaatgtatagataatctaaaaaattaaggcatgaccactctctctcgatttacaaacccgattctactaatcCCCGATTGTTAGGATGTTACACCACAAGTTTTCGAGAACCCGTTTATCAAACTCCAAAGAATGTGAGCAAAGCTCATTTTGGTAAAACCACCGAATGAATATAATTGTAGAAATCTgccaaaaaatgaataaatgcaATAAAATCGCCAAATTCCCTCAAATCTctggtgcagtgcactgactacgaataaaTGCAAACTTAATATGCCGTTGAATCTTCAcgaaactcctccgtcaaccacaataataacccaccccaatgcacatgcaatatgtcatacaatctcatacataatcataacTCACTACATTCAAAATTTATTAGCATGTTCAACATGCCCTCGAATTATCAAATACTTTCAGTGGATAGGATCATTGATCCAACTTTCAATTCACCATCAAGGTGGTATCATTtaaaaaatcacaatttcatgtgTTCTTACAAACTTTTCTGTGTGCATGTATAGCAGTTTTTCAAACATTACATGGCAAATTACTCATACCAATATATCATGCATAAgccttattttcatttaaaatcatgTTATTCAAACAACCAATCATACATTACATTAACCATTCACAATAATATCAATCATGCAATTATTCAGTCAATTTAACAACTTTGCTAACATGCCAAACACTTAGGGCTCAAAACATACCTGATTCAGCCACctacaaatttaattacttaggTATTTAATCAAACCTGATCATCACACTAAATCATCAATTATAgcaataaaaacattattatcaTTTAAGTCTTTGAGTTAGGACCCATACCTTATTTTACGCTCTTCCGTAACACACTTGTAAATCTTGCGGTTTCTCTATTaagctttaaaattaacctaaattaaaaatcagTATTAAACTCAATAAATATGCCTCTTAAAtagcccccaaacacccacttatgggttcaatCCAACCATTACAATTATAACTATTTTTCAGATCCAAACTAGTTAGGTTTCTTACACTGATTTGATGCAAATCATACGAGCGAACAGCTTTCGACTTCACTGTTGATTTGGGACATTTAAATCAATACCTAACACATTAAAATACTATAAAATCAATAGCTAATAATTgattaaaattctttatttaatCCATTAACAATATTTCCCCAATATCTAAATTGAAACTATAAACTACTTTATGATCAACCATACATACGCTTCCCgaattatcaaaatttattttccctaATTAAAACACAATTAAATACTGATTAAGATGGGTTCAAGAACCCAAGATAATtctagaaaaagaagagaaaaaattaaagaaaaacaaccCAGTTTCTTGCCCATAGGCAAGCGCACCACCACCATCAgaattactaatctaatcaatTCACGAATTAGTAGtacaaatctaaaataataataattactaattaaattaatataaaataacaataataaaattaattaactaaaaataaacctAAGTTAAGTTATCGGCTTTGCGAGCTATTCTAGCCTAAATCCAGTTGTGTTACCTGATTACCATCTAAGATACCCTTTCGGTCTCACCTAGGTACACAGATACCCTTTCTGTCTCACCGCTTAGCTCAAGTTTTATTCAACAGGATACCCTTTCAGTCTCACCTGTCTAAATATTCTACTAGGATCATCAATCCTAGTATACTAAGTCTCTTAAATAAATACCTAATTTTAGGTTATTATTTACTTGATCAATTAACCATATTAAATTGTTGAATCATGCTTATGGATTAGGATTTTCGATTAACAAAGTTAAAGAAAGATAGATAAataatagaataagaaaataGATAGAGAATGCTCATGGATTCATTGATGTAAAATCATAGTTCTGGAACAATATCCGCTCGTGATAGTCTAACTTCAGAATAGGATTTCCTGATTAAGcgaacataaaaaattaatctaagTGAAAactataaagaaataaaaattgaaagttaAACAATAATCTATGTTCAATCCCCCTTTGAATATGGTTATAATGttgtttatatagaaaaaaataaaaatacttaagTTCTCCTTCATTTATAatggaaattagggttttaagttgGAAAAGTACCTGTAATTGCCTTTAAATTCATAGTCGATGTGCACAAGAATTTTTGGCCGTGCAGAAGCAGTGTTGCAGCATCCAAATCCAATGTTGCAACATCCAGTTAGTGTCGGGACATTCAACTCCAGTGTCACGACATCATGGCAATTTCATCCTAGGAATTTGTTTTTGCTTCAATCTTCAGTGTCACGAAATTGGCAGTAGTTTCAACCCAAATGTGCACTTTTAGCTCCTGATCTATCCTACATAACTACAAAACCTTATTTAGATATCAAAATATTGTAAAACTAtagaaaaacataatttattgaatcaaataacaaaaacataataaatactaaaatgtgttgatttagcttattaaataagctaaagtTAGTGAAAAGGGATGTAAATAATAACCTAGATCATGGCTAATTAGTCACGTGATTTGTTAGACTAAAATTCTAACCCTAAGACACAATGCGCATAGTTCACCTTTTCAAGCACCTAATAGGACACTCTTGTTTTGTGAACCCACCATGTTTCCAATCATTTGGGCTCTCAacaaaattgagaaacaaaaccCCTATCAAAGACAATAACGACCTGTTGAATGGCCCACTAATTTTTAACGAATGATAGCTCACAAACTTCTTTCAATTGAGTCAGTCTCAagcatttctatttttttaatttccaaaCTTCTTTTATGGAGTCTAACTATTTGTCAACTATTGAGTGCATATAGTTTTTTTTCCCATTGTATTCTAAATCAGTGGTTTTTTACATGTGtgattttgtatttcttttatAGTAAATATTTAAAAGTGAGAAATTAGCTAATGTGGCCTTGGTTCAGTTGGCAAAAGTAGAAGCCTTAGTCTTAAGTATCCAAGTTTGAGAGTCACCATTCGCAATTTTATGTATGGGTCTCGAAGTCCCACTATGTACGACTACATGTGTGGGTTTAGTTCAATTAGTTCAGTTTATTGATTTTAGTCTGGATTATACACGTCATCAGTCTAGTCGTGCTATAACGGTTTGATTctactttataatttattgaacaattttattataatagtttgatatttgtgattatttaaatctatatatttatatttgcatTTTGATTATAGTCGTCACacttaaaaaaaaagtgagaaaattaATTACTTAGTGCCTTCCCAAGAAAATTCCAAAACCTCAAGTAATAAAATCCATAGGCTTTCAGCATTCGGGGATCCTAATTTTCAGTTCAATCAAAcattaatttccctttttctcatTGAAAATTCATCAGTCAAGAGGTTATCAACCTAAAAGTTTTGAACTAAAATCATGCCTATccatacaaataataaataagcaaattttattcttataaaattcgataaaaattctTTCTCACAacctttttaatttattaaattttttattaaaagagataaataaataaataaataaataaaaagcttcTATTCATGGGGACCTTGCTGCTAAACAAGATAAGGAAACAAGCTTCCTGTTTTCTTCAAGAAAAATACAGAAATGCAAGGATTGCCTTCAGTGATGTTACTGCTGCAGAATTGTAAGTGTATTGCCTATCAATCTATCTAAGGTGAAGGTAGGAATTTTTTTGGTAGCGAATacgagataaaattataaattttggtgTCAAAATTAGAAGTTGtgttaaaaaatcttaaattaaattattaagtttaGGGAGGTGCCAGGATAATAATTTTTCCATTAACCAAGGGACGAGGCCCTGAGTGATATTGTTGTTATTCTATTTCCAATAAATAATCTGGAAAATTAATGAAGATTTGACTATGATTTTGTGAAGATTGGCTGAAGAAGCAACAAACAATGATCCATGGGGGCCTGATGCTAGAACAATGACTAAGATATCTGAGGCATCTTTTAACATGAATGATTATTGGAGAATTGTTTATGTTCTACACAAAAGGTAATGCAACAGTTTGGTTAAGTTACAATTTAgagataatattttatattataaaaaatttcaattatttgattttttttttacttataaaataagagattacatcaaattcaattaaaatcaaataaaaaaaatattgttatcaattttttcgaattttttttagtACCATAATTAATATGGTGTAGGTTGGATCACATTGATTGGAAGCATTGGAGACAGTCGTACAAAACATTGACACTCCTTGAGTTCTTACTAACTCATGGCCCTACAACTATTGCTGAAGAATTTCTCTGTGATTCTGAGGTTATTGAAGAGCTTGGAACTTTTACACATGTTGATGAGAATGGGTAATCTTTGATTCTTATCAACTTCTTTTTGGATTTTGTATTTAGTGTAAGCAAACCTGAATATTGATCTAAATCTAAAAATCAACTTCATCAATTTGATTCTAGTTAATTTGATTATAAAGTCAATAATCTAAATTCAAAAACCTAGAAttaaactaaacctaaaactatTTGAACTTTAAGCATGAGCGAAGTccgaaaatattttttgaaaacaaaattaagttatatatttttacaatagtaaaaatatatttttattattttaatagtctatatctttattatttttaaaagattaaatttttttcatttttcgagACCGTGCtagaaatttttcattttatgggCCGAGTCCCCTGCCTGCCTTGACCTGAAGCGATTAGAACTGAAATGATTCAAACCTGTCGTATGGACAACAAGAGGCTAAAATCCGAATGACCCgaacaccaaaaagaaaaaaggaaagctcTTTTTGGTGTGCTTAACGTTTATACTATTGTTTCACTGTTAGGTTCAATTGGGGTCTAAACATGCAGAAAAGATCAGATAAAATCCTAGAACTGCTAGGAGGAGGGGAAGCATTAACACAAGCAAGATTAAAAGCCCTGAAAACAACAAAAGAAATCAAAGGATTTGGTAATACAACAACTCCATCTCCTCcatcatcatcaacatcatcTTCAGATTCATCAAGAGCTTCCACTTCGTCATTCGGCTCATTTTTCACATCAGTTTCCACACTCGCTGACATAAACGATCCCCACATGGACAATTTGGAAACCCCAATATTGGCTAAAAATGAAAGCTCTTTTGatgaggagaaagctcttgaattcCCCTCATCAGAGGATGAAAGTTTCAAGTGCATGCACCTTTGGGATTGCCCTCCCATTCCTGAAAAAGGGTCTTTGCTAGAATCTGATGGAAGTGAAGAAAACGACACCAAATCAGAAGGTTTCATCACTGATATCTGCTCCAAACTTGGAATCAGTCCTTCAAAAACAACTGCTGTTGCTGCTCAAAAAATGGCTTTCAGGACCTTTTCTGATGCTGGAAATGTTGCCAAAAATAAATTTGGTCGCCAGTTTTCTCTgagattttgattaatttatgttttcttttttaaaaatggaaaaaagcaTATGTGCTTATTTAAATTATAGTATACTTTTgttgtatatatacataaatttgacTTGTAAGTAACAAATATACTTTATCAGTGTCTTGTACCAGTTTGCAAGGCAGGATTAATGGATTAGACTTGTATGCCTAAAGAAATAGCAAAGTTTGATagtttcttcttttgtttttataattgttttctGCGAAATCAGAATTTTTCTTCAAGACACGCTAtaacaattataaaaatttaaagtgattcaatcataattttatcatgtttaatttataattattttttttgaaggaattaaatagaattttttttttatatttaggagagctacattggtaatttaccatatatttaattttattatttttaaagagattgaactaaaattttacatttttaagggGGCCAAAGCTCCTGAAAACCCCTAACTTCacttttggtatatatatacacaccaggtattattttatctttttattcttttataagaTATAAGAGTTGTCCACAGATCAAACTTGAGATTGATATCAAtcgaaaactatttttttaagtaaaaatgtgtTGATGATAATTAGTAAAGAAAAGAGTGTCATTACACCCACCCACCGAAGAAACTGATTGGTCAAGCACATTGGTGCCATAATTGAAACTATTGGAAacagaaaag
Coding sequences within it:
- the LOC107916084 gene encoding epsin-3, with product MGTLLLNKIRKQASCFLQEKYRNARIAFSDVTAAELLAEEATNNDPWGPDARTMTKISEASFNMNDYWRIVYVLHKRLDHIDWKHWRQSYKTLTLLEFLLTHGPTTIAEEFLCDSEVIEELGTFTHVDENGFNWGLNMQKRSDKILELLGGGEALTQARLKALKTTKEIKGFGNTTTPSPPSSSTSSSDSSRASTSSFGSFFTSVSTLADINDPHMDNLETPILAKNESSFDEEKALEFPSSEDESFKCMHLWDCPPIPEKGSLLESDGSEENDTKSEGFITDICSKLGISPSKTTAVAAQKMAFRTFSDAGNVAKNKFGRQFSLRF